In Leptotrichia sp. oral taxon 221, the DNA window TTCTTAAAATCCGAATATCACCTGTTTCTTTATAATTATTCTGATATTCTTGCAATTTCTGTTCACCAAAACTGTTATCCTTACTCTTTCTTTCTAAAGTTTCTTGAGCTGGTTTATATCCTTTATCAGCAGCTTCTTTCAATAATTTATTTCCTTTTTCATCCTGTTTTATCCAAATATAAAATTCTCCTAGATCATTCAATGCTTTTATATCACCAGATTTTATTAAGTCATTATACCGTTCAATAATTTTTTCTTCCAATTCTTTAGTTTTTTCTATATTTACTTTTAAAACCGAACGTTCTATTGAATCTCTCCAATATCTGTAAAATAAAATAATTTTTTCTTTTATTTCTCTACTATTTTCTAAACTGTTATTTTCTTTTTCATATTTCAATAATAACTTCTCAGATTCTTCAAATTTTCTATTTCGAAAATAATAATCACTTAATTTTAACAGTGAATCCTTATCGCCTTTTTCAATTTGCTTTAAATATTGTTTTTCTTCTTTAGTGTAAGTTTCTTTAGCAAAAGAATTAATTGAAGAAATTATAATTAATAATAATAGCCATTTTCTTTTCATTTTTTACAACCTTCTAAAAATTTATTTAAAACTTTTCCCCAACACATTCGCAATTTTTTCCACATTTTCCATCAAATGTTTAAATACATCTTCTTTCAATGATTGTGGTCCATCTGACAACGCTTTATCTGGTTCTGGATGAACTTCTACCATAAGTCCATCTGCTCCTGCTGCCACTCCTGCCATTCCAAGTGGTTCTACCATCCAATATTTTCCTGTAGAGTGAGCTGAATCAACTATTATTGGTAAATGTGTCAATTTTTTTATCATCGGAACTGCATTTAAGTCAAGCACATTTCTATAAGCTGTTTCATAAGTTCTTATCCCTCTTTCACAAAGAACTACATTTTCATTTCCTCCTGCCAAAATATATTCAGCCGACATTAGCCATTCTTCAATTGTAGCACTCAATCCTCTTTTTAAAAGTACTGGAATATTTGTTTTTCCAACTGCTTTTAACAAGTCAAAGTTTTGCATATTTCTTGCTCCAAGCTGAATCATATCAACGTGTGGACCGAATTCATGTAATTGTGCAATCGACATTACTTCACAGATTATTGGAAGTCCTGTTTCTTCTTTTGCCTTTTTCATCAATTCAACCCCTTCCATTCCTAGTCCTTGAAACGCATATGGCGATGTTCTAGGTTTAACTACTCCACCTCTCAACATTGTTGCTCCATATTTTTTCACTATTCTTGCCGCTGTCATGATTTGTTCTTCATTTTCAACTGAACAAGGTCCTGCCATCATTACAAGATTATTTCCTCCAATTTCTACATCTCCAACTTTTACAATTGTATCTTCTGGATGAAATTTTCTACTTGCTCTTTTGTACGGCTCTTGCACTCTTTGAACATCCAACACATAGTCAAGCGATTGAATATGTTTAATATCAATTGTACTTATATCTCCAACCAATCCTAAAATAGAATATTCTTCCCCTACTATCAATTTAACCTTCACATTATTTTCTGCTTCTAATCTCGCAATCATTTCTTTCAATGTATCATGACTAATACTTCCATCAACTTTAATAATCATATATTTTTCTTTTAGTACAATATCAAAAAAACTTAATACTGTACACTCCTTTCTATAAAATAATTTTAAAATTTTCTATTTTTTTATTTTTTATCTTACCACATTTCCTATTTTTATTTCTTAAACGTTTTTCCCAACACATTCGCAATTTTTTCAACATCTTGCATCAAGTCTTCAAACACATCAAATTTTAACGATTGTGGTCCATCTGATAATGCTTTATCTGGTTCTGGATGAACTTCTACCATAAGTCCATCTGCACCTACAGCTACTCCTGCCATTCCCAATGGTTTTACCATCCAATATTTTCCTGTCGCATGTGCTGAATCCACTACTATCGGTAAATGTGTCAATTTTTTTATCATCGGAACTGCATTCAAATCCAATACATTTCTATAAGCTGTTTCATAAGTTCTTATCCCTCTTTCACAAAGAACCACATTTTCATTTCCTCCTGCCAAAATATATTCAGCCGACATTAGCCATTCCTCAATTGTCGCACTTAATCCTCTTTTCAACAACACTGGAATATTAGTCTTTCCAACTGCTTTCAACAAATCAAAATTCTGCATATTTCTAGCACCCAATTGAATCATATCCAAATGTGGACCAAATTTATCCAACTGTTCAATCGACATAACCTCACAAATTATTGGCAACCCTGTTTCTTCTTTCGCCTTTTTCATCAATTCGATTCCTTCCATTCCCAATCCTTGGAACGCATAAGGTGATGTTCTAGGTTTAACTACTCCACCTCTCAACATTGTTGCTCCTGCAGCTTTCACCGCTTTTGCCGTATCAATAATTTGTTTCTCATTCTCTACAGAACAAGGTCCTGCCATCATAACCAAATTATTTCCACCAATTTCTACATCTCCCACTTTTACAATTGTATCCTCTGGATGAAATTTTCTACTCGCTCGTTTATATGGCTCCTGAACCCTTTGAACATCCGCTACACTATCTATCGACAATATTCTATCCGTATCAATTACACTAGTATCTCCAACAACACCTATAATCGTATACTCCTCACCATACGAAAAATGCAATTTCAATTTATAATCATTTTGCAATCTTTCAATTATTCTTTCTAAATTTTCTTTTGATATTTTCGCATCTACTTTTACTATCATATATTCTCCTCCTAAAATTTCAAATAAGCCAATCCAAAAGACAAAATCATTAAACCAATAAATCTTATAAAATTTTCAATTTTTCTATTTTAAATATATTACATTTTATTATAAAATTTATCTAGAATTTTCCAAATACAAACATTTCTTCATCTTTTTTCGTTTTAAATAGCTTAATTTTCATTAAATAAAAAAACTCTTTTAAACATAAAAGAGAATACGGATAATTATTAACGATATACTTTTAGTTACAATAAATCTCTCAATTTAAATAACAACTTTCTACTCACTAAACTGACTATACTTTGAATTATCTAAATACACAAACCTACACAACATCATTTCAATATCAAAACTTATACTTAAAAAATCTCATTATTAAACAAACTC includes these proteins:
- the aroF gene encoding 3-deoxy-7-phosphoheptulonate synthase, coding for MIIKVDGSISHDTLKEMIARLEAENNVKVKLIVGEEYSILGLVGDISTIDIKHIQSLDYVLDVQRVQEPYKRASRKFHPEDTIVKVGDVEIGGNNLVMMAGPCSVENEEQIMTAARIVKKYGATMLRGGVVKPRTSPYAFQGLGMEGVELMKKAKEETGLPIICEVMSIAQLHEFGPHVDMIQLGARNMQNFDLLKAVGKTNIPVLLKRGLSATIEEWLMSAEYILAGGNENVVLCERGIRTYETAYRNVLDLNAVPMIKKLTHLPIIVDSAHSTGKYWMVEPLGMAGVAAGADGLMVEVHPEPDKALSDGPQSLKEDVFKHLMENVEKIANVLGKSFK
- the aroF gene encoding 3-deoxy-7-phosphoheptulonate synthase; translation: MIVKVDAKISKENLERIIERLQNDYKLKLHFSYGEEYTIIGVVGDTSVIDTDRILSIDSVADVQRVQEPYKRASRKFHPEDTIVKVGDVEIGGNNLVMMAGPCSVENEKQIIDTAKAVKAAGATMLRGGVVKPRTSPYAFQGLGMEGIELMKKAKEETGLPIICEVMSIEQLDKFGPHLDMIQLGARNMQNFDLLKAVGKTNIPVLLKRGLSATIEEWLMSAEYILAGGNENVVLCERGIRTYETAYRNVLDLNAVPMIKKLTHLPIVVDSAHATGKYWMVKPLGMAGVAVGADGLMVEVHPEPDKALSDGPQSLKFDVFEDLMQDVEKIANVLGKTFKK